A genome region from Glycine max cultivar Williams 82 chromosome 5, Glycine_max_v4.0, whole genome shotgun sequence includes the following:
- the LOC100812751 gene encoding uncharacterized protein, protein MPFGEALQQMPLYSKFLKDILTRKSKYIHSDTIVVEGNCSVVIQHILPPKHKDPCSVTIPCSIGVVSVGKALIDLGANINLMSLSICRRMGEVEIMLTRMTLQLPDRSITRPYGVIEDVLVKVKHFTFPANFVVMDIEEDVDIPLILGRPFMLTASCMVDMGRRKLEMGIEDQKISFDLFDEEKQLLDQNVCLQVNEFKQKVLKVGTKFDPDP, encoded by the coding sequence ATGCCCTTTGGAGAGGCCTTACAACAAATGCCACTTTACTCTAAATTTCTGAAGGATATACTAACCCGAAAGAGCAAGTATATCCATAGTGACACAATTGTAGTGGAAGGAAACtgtagtgttgtgattcaacacatccttccacccaagcacaaagatccATGCAGTGtcactataccttgctcaatcGGTGTAGTCTCAGTTGGTAAGGCTCTTATTGATTTAGGAGCcaacataaatttgatgtcGCTCTCTATATGTCGGAGGATGGGAGAGGTAGAGATAATGCTAACCAGAATGACTCTGCAGTTACCTGATCGCTCCATCACCAGACCATATGGAGTGATAGAAGACGTTTTGGTCAAAGTAAAGCACTTCACTTTCCCTGCCAACTTTGTGGTCATGGACATTGAGGAAGATGTTGATATCCCATTGATTTTGGGACGTCCATTCATGCTGACCGCAAGCTGTATGGTGGATATGGGAAGAAGAAAGTTGGAAATGGGCATCGAAGATCAAAAGATCAGTTTCGATctatttgatgaagaaaaacaACTTTTGGACCAAAATGTCTGCTTGCAGGTGAATGAGTTTAAGCAAAAGGTTCTGAAGGTAGGAACCAAATTTGATCCAGACCCTTGA